The proteins below come from a single uncultured Carboxylicivirga sp. genomic window:
- a CDS encoding sulfotransferase: protein MIKLDFNKLPVTPLFGSRYSNFKAVCSTADVDKGYKLKYRLSKFLSGLMSVTHPIENYMYKKKVEPMELKHDPVFILGHWRSGTTFLHNVLAQDKQFGYNTTYQTIFSNAMVFGQPLFKPVMKAVMPDRRPTDNLELLPDQPQEEEFALSNVMPVSFYNFWFLPKRTMEYCNKYLLFNNIDKEEKDTFNKEFIRLVKTSLYNTGGDVFLSKNPPHTGRVKDLLEIFPNAKFIYLMRNPYTVFESTRDYFSNVIKPLKLQDFSDDQLEKNILDVYTQLADKYESDKSLIPEGNLYELRFEDFEADAFNITKDMYQKLGLKGFDNASENIKTYLNSKKKHKKKAYQYKPETVEKVNANWMHSLIKWNYKVINAKVEQPV, encoded by the coding sequence ATGATTAAACTTGATTTTAATAAACTGCCGGTAACTCCATTGTTCGGAAGTAGATATAGTAACTTTAAAGCAGTTTGTTCTACTGCAGATGTAGATAAAGGGTATAAGCTTAAATACAGACTAAGTAAATTCCTATCTGGTTTGATGAGTGTCACTCATCCCATAGAAAATTACATGTATAAAAAGAAAGTGGAACCGATGGAATTGAAACACGATCCTGTGTTTATTTTGGGGCATTGGCGTAGCGGAACAACTTTCTTGCATAATGTATTGGCTCAGGATAAACAGTTTGGTTACAATACAACTTATCAAACCATTTTTTCGAATGCAATGGTGTTTGGTCAACCATTATTTAAACCTGTAATGAAAGCTGTAATGCCCGATAGACGACCCACCGATAATTTGGAGTTGTTACCCGATCAACCACAGGAAGAGGAATTTGCTCTGAGTAATGTAATGCCAGTAAGTTTTTATAATTTCTGGTTTTTGCCTAAGCGCACCATGGAATATTGCAATAAGTATCTATTATTTAACAATATCGATAAAGAAGAAAAAGATACTTTTAATAAAGAGTTTATTCGTTTAGTAAAAACATCTCTTTACAATACTGGTGGTGATGTGTTTTTATCAAAAAATCCACCACATACAGGCAGGGTAAAAGACTTATTGGAAATTTTCCCGAACGCTAAGTTCATCTACCTGATGCGTAACCCATATACAGTGTTTGAATCAACACGCGACTATTTTTCTAATGTAATTAAGCCATTGAAGTTGCAGGATTTTAGCGACGATCAATTGGAGAAAAATATATTAGATGTTTATACTCAATTAGCTGATAAATACGAATCGGATAAATCGTTAATTCCCGAAGGTAACTTATACGAGTTGCGTTTTGAAGATTTTGAAGCCGATGCTTTTAATATTACCAAAGATATGTATCAAAAACTTGGTTTAAAGGGTTTTGATAATGCATCGGAAAACATTAAAACATATCTTAATTCTAAAAAGAAACATAAAAAGAAAGCATATCAATATAAACCCGAAACGGTTGAAAAAGTAAATGCCAACTGGATGCACTCGTTAATTAAATGGAATTACAAAGTGATAAATGCTAAAGTGGAGCAGCCTGTTTAA
- a CDS encoding methyl-accepting chemotaxis protein has protein sequence MGIGFYTYHALNRISTNNITENHLYELESLMLQLRRNEKDFLARESTNPDFHKTGRSKYLTTFENNYQKSKEIISELKQSYFVQSEHKEQKIDSISLHLTRYYNTFINIKDELLLQGFKDFGLVGQMRQAIHKIENNLKKHNDNKLMVYMLMCRRHEKDFLIREDLNYRDKFLDHNVKFRRAINKSGYNAADKKLMLELLNNYDQTFLAMVNKKIEIGLDEKSGLMGELRNEVHFVEPMLIQSKAMLMNALARSTFNTNVMTLVFILFGAGVVVFFSIFIFRGVRKLLGAEPFVVAQIAHQVADGNLILDDNLKQNAKGVLHAFVVMTDQLENLVQQIARVSSQLNNTIHLLNSSTKKIASGAQEQAGSFEEIATTMEEISANISQNSRNAQQTNSASKQTQNELEQVNIKAGDSYSTSKSISDKVKMITEIANQTNILALNAAVEASRAGEHGRGFAVVAQEVRKLAERSKSASDEIISLAEDSLNISEVTSVSLLNLVPVLNSNSELISNIASASVEQSHGVNQISTALQQINIVTQENAAASERLTSSVDELSEQANSLLQIVNQFKIKAAI, from the coding sequence ATGGGCATCGGATTTTATACTTATCATGCATTAAACCGAATATCAACCAACAATATTACAGAGAATCATTTATATGAACTTGAATCGTTGATGCTTCAACTACGACGAAATGAAAAAGATTTTCTGGCTCGCGAATCGACCAATCCTGATTTTCACAAAACAGGTCGAAGCAAATATCTGACGACATTCGAAAACAATTATCAAAAATCAAAAGAAATAATTTCTGAACTGAAGCAATCCTATTTCGTTCAAAGCGAACATAAGGAGCAAAAAATCGATTCCATTTCTCTTCATCTCACCCGATACTATAACACATTCATTAACATTAAAGATGAATTGCTATTACAAGGTTTTAAAGACTTTGGATTAGTGGGACAAATGCGACAAGCAATACATAAAATTGAAAATAATCTTAAGAAACACAACGACAACAAATTGATGGTTTACATGTTAATGTGCCGACGCCATGAGAAAGATTTCTTAATTCGCGAGGATCTTAACTATCGAGATAAATTTCTAGACCACAACGTTAAATTCCGTCGAGCAATTAATAAATCGGGATACAATGCAGCCGATAAAAAACTGATGCTTGAATTATTAAATAATTACGATCAAACTTTTTTGGCTATGGTAAATAAAAAGATTGAAATCGGACTAGATGAGAAATCAGGTTTGATGGGAGAGCTTAGAAATGAAGTTCATTTTGTTGAACCAATGCTTATTCAATCCAAAGCCATGCTGATGAATGCATTGGCCCGAAGTACGTTCAACACCAACGTTATGACTTTGGTATTTATTCTTTTCGGAGCAGGTGTAGTTGTTTTTTTCAGCATATTTATTTTCAGAGGTGTTCGTAAACTACTAGGAGCCGAACCTTTTGTTGTTGCCCAAATTGCTCATCAGGTAGCAGATGGAAATCTTATCTTAGATGATAACCTGAAGCAAAATGCTAAAGGAGTTCTTCATGCTTTTGTTGTTATGACAGATCAACTAGAAAATTTGGTTCAACAGATCGCCCGGGTATCGTCACAACTAAACAACACAATACATTTATTAAATAGCTCAACAAAAAAAATTGCTTCGGGGGCTCAGGAACAAGCAGGTTCGTTTGAGGAAATTGCCACCACTATGGAAGAAATCAGTGCCAACATCAGCCAAAATTCTCGAAATGCACAACAGACAAACAGTGCTTCAAAGCAAACTCAAAACGAGTTGGAGCAGGTTAATATCAAGGCCGGTGATTCATACAGTACATCAAAAAGCATTAGCGACAAAGTGAAGATGATAACCGAAATTGCTAATCAAACTAATATTTTGGCTTTAAATGCAGCTGTAGAAGCCTCGCGAGCAGGCGAGCACGGAAGAGGTTTTGCTGTTGTTGCACAAGAAGTACGTAAGTTAGCAGAACGAAGCAAGTCTGCTTCCGACGAAATTATTTCATTGGCCGAAGACAGTTTAAACATATCGGAAGTTACAAGCGTCAGTCTTTTAAACCTAGTTCCTGTATTAAATTCGAATTCAGAATTAATAAGCAACATAGCAAGTGCAAGTGTTGAGCAATCGCATGGAGTAAATCAAATTAGTACTGCATTGCAACAAATAAATATTGTAACACAAGAAAATGCTGCTGCCTCTGAACGTTTAACTTCAAGTGTGGATGAGTTAAGCGAACAAGCCAACAGCCTTCTTCAAATTGTTAACCAGTTTAAGATAAAAGCAGCCATTTAA
- a CDS encoding NAD(P)H-dependent oxidoreductase translates to MKLAIFNGSPRKTKSNSSILIEHFLKGYAQYCIDDVPQFYLASPKDKREALDTFAKAENIIIIFPLYTDAMPGVVKEFFEDLGRIELLSDKNIGYIVQSGFPESIHSIYIERYLKKYTQRLKCNYIGTVLKGGVEGIQIMPERMTRKLFLNFKCLGEHFAMNNNFSHSIKEELQKPFKMSKVRQFIFSALSKTGITNFYWNKNLKKNNAFDKRFDRPYQL, encoded by the coding sequence ATGAAACTTGCCATATTTAACGGTTCGCCCCGCAAAACCAAAAGTAACTCCTCTATACTTATTGAACATTTTTTGAAAGGATACGCTCAATATTGTATCGATGATGTACCTCAATTTTATTTAGCAAGTCCAAAAGATAAACGCGAGGCTCTTGACACTTTTGCAAAGGCCGAAAACATCATTATCATATTCCCCTTATATACCGATGCAATGCCTGGTGTTGTAAAAGAATTTTTTGAGGACTTAGGCAGAATAGAATTATTATCAGATAAAAATATTGGTTACATTGTTCAGTCAGGCTTTCCGGAATCTATTCATTCGATATACATTGAGCGATATTTGAAAAAATATACCCAAAGATTAAAATGCAATTACATTGGAACTGTTTTAAAAGGAGGCGTTGAGGGCATACAAATAATGCCAGAAAGGATGACCCGAAAACTATTTCTCAACTTCAAGTGTTTGGGAGAGCACTTTGCCATGAACAATAATTTTTCACATTCTATAAAAGAAGAACTTCAGAAACCTTTTAAGATGTCGAAAGTCAGACAGTTTATCTTTTCAGCTTTAAGTAAAACAGGTATAACCAATTTTTACTGGAACAAAAACTTAAAAAAGAATAATGCCTTTGATAAAAGATTTGACCGTCCTTACCAGTTGTAA
- a CDS encoding NAD(P)H-dependent oxidoreductase has product MKITILNGDMQGCQSSFSDYINELSNKLCIEHTVNTFHLQQMNLRYCTGCWSCWWKTPGMCVIKDDAEDIFRSVINADFVIFTSPLMLGFTSSSLKKITDRLIVLLHPYVKLKNGECHHLKRYNKYPDFGLIIQPEQDTDEEDLSILKDIYDRFALNFHCERKYLKIANPDNFESIINETCHI; this is encoded by the coding sequence ATGAAAATTACCATCTTAAATGGTGACATGCAGGGATGTCAGAGTTCTTTCTCTGATTATATCAATGAGCTTTCAAACAAGCTCTGCATAGAGCATACAGTTAACACCTTTCATCTTCAACAAATGAACCTGAGGTATTGTACCGGATGTTGGAGTTGCTGGTGGAAAACACCAGGTATGTGTGTAATCAAAGATGATGCAGAAGATATTTTCAGATCAGTAATAAATGCCGACTTTGTTATTTTTACTTCTCCACTGATGTTGGGATTTACAAGCTCTTCCCTAAAAAAGATAACAGATCGTTTGATTGTACTTTTACATCCATACGTAAAATTAAAAAACGGCGAATGCCATCATCTCAAGAGATATAATAAATATCCTGATTTCGGTCTTATAATACAACCAGAACAAGATACTGATGAAGAGGATTTGTCAATTTTGAAAGATATTTACGACCGCTTTGCTCTCAACTTTCACTGCGAAAGAAAATATTTAAAAATAGCCAATCCAGATAATTTTGAATCCATCATCAATGAAACTTGCCATATTTAA
- a CDS encoding Ig-like domain-containing protein, protein MKSRFRPFSYSVLLGLIVWACANIGMPSGGIKDEIPPQVVSSTPANQALNYNKKIVVIEFDELIQLKDVRQKFVISPPMNEQPTIEARGNKLQVTFNEDLQPNTTYALDFADAIVDNNEGNVLENFSFSFSTGEYIDSLQISGNVYDSDDLAPASGVMVFLHENLADSAIHKLVPVRMAKTNSFGRFTVLNVRPGKYRVYALDDSNRDFKFDQPGERMAWSDLIVEPSFEYREFVDTLHIDSLETDSLIYHNELVYTPDSIRMLLFQHDYKRQYLLTEERNEKAKLTFYFNRKHEDEVKLSLTGKEDLTDLFIKERSLNNDTVTYWLKDSTYYNQDSLSVKLSYTMQDSMGVDFVKNDTIAMYFFEVAKEKKKKRKKDEGPEPIPLIKLTDVKSKVDIYGIFSMSLPTPAVSFDKSAVQLYYYEDTIPSPVDFELVQDTLNIRRYTIDQNWIPGGKYELTIDSAAIVDIYGLHNGPENFIINVKKEEDYGKIYIKIDEPQDNWLVQVLGKNDKIIQQSRVPSSGKIGFRYLSPGKYMFRIVVDENGNNQWDDGNYYEGRQPEQLIYFPSQVNVRANWDAEIDSWNPSTFSVDKFSKEFRKPKKRE, encoded by the coding sequence TTGAAAAGCAGATTTCGACCATTTAGTTATAGCGTACTACTAGGATTAATCGTTTGGGCTTGTGCCAATATTGGTATGCCATCCGGAGGTATTAAAGATGAAATTCCACCCCAGGTAGTTAGTTCTACTCCAGCAAATCAGGCTCTTAATTATAATAAAAAGATTGTTGTAATTGAGTTTGATGAGTTAATACAGTTAAAAGATGTGCGCCAAAAGTTTGTGATTTCTCCTCCAATGAATGAACAACCAACCATTGAAGCTAGAGGTAACAAACTTCAGGTTACGTTTAACGAGGACCTGCAGCCTAATACAACGTATGCGCTCGATTTTGCCGATGCTATTGTGGATAATAACGAAGGAAATGTGTTGGAAAACTTTAGTTTTAGCTTTTCTACAGGTGAATATATCGACTCGCTGCAAATATCGGGGAATGTGTATGATTCTGATGATCTCGCACCTGCATCTGGAGTTATGGTGTTTTTGCACGAAAATTTGGCCGACTCGGCAATTCATAAATTAGTACCCGTACGTATGGCCAAAACCAATTCATTTGGCCGTTTTACAGTATTAAATGTACGGCCTGGTAAATACAGAGTTTATGCTCTTGATGATTCCAATAGAGATTTTAAATTTGATCAACCGGGAGAACGAATGGCCTGGTCCGATTTAATTGTTGAACCTTCATTTGAATATCGTGAGTTTGTTGATACTTTGCATATTGATTCGTTGGAAACAGATTCCCTTATTTATCACAATGAATTAGTTTATACTCCAGATAGTATTCGCATGTTGCTGTTTCAGCACGATTATAAAAGACAATATCTGTTAACCGAAGAAAGAAATGAAAAGGCCAAACTTACTTTCTACTTCAATCGTAAACACGAGGATGAGGTTAAATTATCTCTAACAGGTAAAGAAGATTTAACAGATTTATTTATCAAAGAGCGATCATTAAATAATGATACCGTTACTTATTGGTTGAAGGATAGTACCTATTATAACCAGGATTCGTTATCCGTTAAACTTAGCTATACAATGCAAGATTCAATGGGAGTTGATTTTGTTAAGAATGATACCATCGCCATGTATTTCTTTGAAGTGGCTAAAGAGAAAAAGAAAAAGAGGAAAAAAGATGAAGGTCCTGAGCCAATTCCATTAATAAAACTTACCGATGTAAAATCAAAGGTTGATATTTACGGCATTTTCAGTATGAGTTTACCAACTCCTGCGGTTTCGTTCGATAAAAGTGCTGTTCAACTTTATTATTATGAAGACACAATTCCTTCACCAGTTGATTTTGAACTGGTACAAGACACATTGAATATCAGAAGATATACCATAGATCAGAATTGGATACCAGGGGGTAAATATGAACTAACGATCGATTCGGCTGCTATTGTTGATATTTACGGTTTACACAATGGTCCGGAAAATTTCATTATTAACGTAAAGAAAGAAGAAGACTATGGAAAAATCTATATCAAAATAGATGAACCCCAAGATAATTGGTTGGTACAGGTATTGGGTAAAAATGATAAGATTATTCAACAGTCAAGAGTTCCTTCTTCTGGTAAAATTGGTTTCCGATATCTGTCACCGGGTAAATATATGTTCCGAATTGTGGTTGATGAAAATGGAAACAATCAATGGGACGATGGAAACTATTATGAAGGACGACAACCTGAGCAGTTAATTTATTTCCCAAGTCAGGTGAATGTTAGAGCGAACTGGGATGCTGAGATTGACTCATGGAATCCATCTACTTTCAGTGTTGATAAATTTTCGAAAGAATTTCGTAAACCTAAGAAAAGAGAATAA
- a CDS encoding MTH1187 family thiamine-binding protein: MSVMLNFAMFPTDKGGSVSQYVSKVIKNIDVSGVKYKLNPMGTTIETETMKEALSIVQQSYDILNEISDRVYCSINIDARKGKSDRMTGKIQSVESHIGEVKK; encoded by the coding sequence ATGTCAGTAATGCTCAATTTTGCTATGTTTCCAACAGATAAAGGAGGTAGCGTTAGTCAGTATGTAAGTAAGGTCATCAAAAATATTGATGTGTCGGGTGTTAAGTATAAATTAAACCCTATGGGTACTACTATCGAAACAGAAACAATGAAAGAGGCCTTAAGTATAGTGCAACAGAGCTACGATATATTAAATGAGATTTCAGATAGGGTGTATTGTTCAATCAATATTGATGCCCGAAAAGGAAAGTCAGATCGTATGACAGGGAAGATTCAATCTGTAGAATCTCATATTGGAGAAGTGAAAAAATAA
- a CDS encoding DUF3108 domain-containing protein translates to MLSCYNRVTSLLIVLLLSSGLSAQCNDYNFSFQAGEVVNYHAYYNLGFIWINAGKVDFIVEGSTYNNKPAYHLKAHGATYKNYDFLFKVRDTFEVYTDTAYLEPFEYRRITNEGSYKGNFKYVFDDQKRIIHSEIQKEDKPQEIKSFPWKECSFDLLTMVYKARNIDYSRYEVNEKIPISMVVDGAVHDIYIRYLGKERIKNRDGRKFDCLKFSPLLVEGMIFKSGEDMTVWVTDDANRIPIIVEANILIGSVKAVFVDAKGLRSPITAEVQ, encoded by the coding sequence ATGTTGAGTTGTTATAATAGAGTTACTTCATTATTAATAGTTCTGTTGCTTTCTTCGGGACTTTCGGCTCAGTGCAATGATTACAACTTTAGTTTTCAGGCAGGTGAGGTAGTGAACTATCATGCTTATTATAACTTAGGTTTTATTTGGATAAATGCTGGGAAAGTCGATTTTATAGTTGAAGGAAGTACCTATAATAACAAACCTGCATATCATTTAAAAGCGCATGGAGCCACATACAAAAACTACGATTTTTTATTTAAAGTACGCGATACCTTTGAAGTATATACAGATACCGCTTATCTAGAACCATTCGAATATAGGCGAATTACCAATGAAGGGAGCTATAAGGGTAATTTTAAATACGTATTTGATGATCAAAAACGAATTATTCATTCAGAAATACAAAAAGAAGATAAACCTCAGGAAATAAAATCTTTTCCTTGGAAAGAGTGTTCGTTTGATTTGCTTACAATGGTTTACAAGGCGCGTAATATTGATTATTCGAGATATGAGGTGAATGAGAAAATACCTATAAGCATGGTAGTGGATGGTGCTGTACACGATATTTACATTCGCTATTTGGGTAAGGAGCGCATAAAAAATCGCGATGGGCGTAAGTTCGATTGTTTAAAGTTTTCGCCTTTATTGGTAGAAGGTATGATATTTAAAAGTGGTGAAGATATGACTGTGTGGGTGACTGATGATGCCAATCGAATACCAATTATAGTCGAAGCTAATATATTAATTGGTTCGGTAAAAGCTGTTTTTGTGGATGCAAAAGGATTACGTAGTCCAATAACTGCCGAAGTGCAATAA
- a CDS encoding HAD family hydrolase, whose amino-acid sequence MIKLLATDLDGTIHTRNNGFNIEDIEALGELGEQNICRVIATGRTFQSALSVIPENFPIDYLVFSSGAGIYDWKNKTLLKTINLGFSEALNVTEILNSFDIEYTVHHPIPDNHIFFHSISSDPHPDFERYIDFNQTHAIPEEKELPNEDYSQVLAFIPEMHVFNEIKQNFNGIKTIRATSPIDGESIWMECFHKDVSKANGILFISEIKGIQDEDVVVIGNDYNDLDMLRHFESAFVVSNAPEELKKEFTVLNDVHLSPLADWYRRFRW is encoded by the coding sequence ATGATTAAACTATTAGCAACCGATCTGGACGGAACGATTCACACCCGCAATAATGGTTTTAATATCGAAGATATTGAAGCCTTGGGTGAGTTAGGTGAACAAAACATATGCCGGGTAATTGCTACCGGACGAACTTTTCAATCGGCTCTTTCGGTTATTCCCGAGAATTTTCCAATTGACTACCTTGTATTCTCATCGGGAGCAGGTATTTACGACTGGAAAAACAAAACTTTGTTAAAAACAATCAATCTGGGTTTTTCTGAAGCTTTAAATGTTACCGAAATTCTCAATAGTTTTGATATTGAGTATACGGTTCATCATCCCATACCTGATAACCATATCTTTTTTCATTCGATAAGTTCCGATCCTCATCCAGATTTTGAACGTTACATCGATTTCAACCAAACTCATGCTATTCCAGAAGAGAAAGAACTGCCAAACGAAGATTACTCACAGGTGTTAGCTTTTATTCCAGAGATGCATGTGTTTAATGAGATCAAACAGAATTTTAATGGCATAAAAACCATTAGAGCTACATCACCCATTGATGGAGAAAGCATCTGGATGGAGTGTTTTCATAAAGATGTATCGAAAGCAAACGGTATCTTGTTTATATCAGAAATAAAAGGCATACAAGATGAAGATGTAGTAGTAATTGGTAATGATTACAACGACTTGGACATGCTCCGACATTTCGAATCGGCCTTTGTTGTAAGCAATGCTCCGGAAGAATTAAAAAAAGAATTCACTGTACTTAACGACGTTCATTTATCTCCTTTAGCTGATTGGTATCGACGATTTAGATGGTAA
- the metA gene encoding homoserine O-succinyltransferase — translation MPIKIPDALPAREVLENENVFVIGETKALQQDIRPLKILILNLMPLKIATETHLLRSLSNSPLQIEVDFLMTSSHVSKNTPREHLFSFYKVFNEVRAEKYDGMIITGAPVELLEFEEVNYWEELTEIMEWSKRNITSTFHICWGAQAGLYYHYGIKKYQLDKKMFGIFKHTVNDTHEPLMRGFNDIFHAPHSRYTEVKLSEVENNENLHLLSSSKDAGVYIVMSKDRRQIFVTGHSEYDAQTLNEEYVRDKAKGLDIAIPENYYPDNDPSKEPMVLWRSHASLLYSNWLNYYVYQATPFQLDQIQ, via the coding sequence ATGCCAATTAAAATACCAGATGCACTCCCCGCAAGAGAAGTGCTCGAGAATGAAAATGTATTTGTTATAGGCGAAACAAAGGCACTACAACAAGATATCAGACCATTGAAAATTCTGATATTAAATTTAATGCCGTTAAAAATTGCTACTGAAACACATCTTCTTCGATCGCTCTCCAATAGTCCGCTTCAAATTGAAGTTGACTTTTTAATGACATCAAGCCATGTTTCGAAGAATACGCCCCGCGAACATCTTTTTTCGTTTTATAAGGTATTTAATGAGGTGAGAGCTGAGAAATACGATGGTATGATTATTACAGGTGCTCCCGTTGAACTATTAGAATTCGAAGAGGTAAATTACTGGGAAGAGCTAACCGAAATTATGGAATGGAGCAAACGCAATATAACAAGCACTTTTCATATTTGTTGGGGAGCTCAAGCTGGATTATACTATCATTATGGTATTAAAAAATATCAACTCGATAAAAAGATGTTTGGTATATTTAAGCATACAGTCAACGACACACATGAGCCATTAATGAGGGGATTTAATGATATTTTTCACGCCCCTCACTCCAGATATACTGAAGTTAAACTCTCTGAAGTTGAGAACAACGAAAACCTTCATTTATTGTCCTCATCTAAAGATGCTGGTGTTTATATTGTTATGTCGAAAGATCGCAGACAAATTTTTGTAACAGGTCATTCAGAATACGATGCACAAACACTCAATGAAGAATATGTCAGAGATAAAGCAAAAGGTCTAGACATTGCTATTCCCGAAAATTATTATCCTGACAACGATCCTTCTAAAGAGCCAATGGTACTTTGGCGTAGTCATGCCAGCTTATTATATTCGAATTGGCTAAACTACTACGTTTATCAGGCAACACCTTTCCAACTGGATCAAATACAATAG
- a CDS encoding helix-turn-helix domain-containing protein, which translates to MMSNLNGIPSGAQNDGMRSNIIEAAKELFAKFGYKKTTMEDIAIALRKGKSSLYYYFKNKEEIFQAVIESEESHLFSKLSEIVDARMEPRDKFTKYVITRMETILELDNYMKALKDEMLTDYEFLSKLKISTEKQEAALLTKILEEGNSRNTFMVKNIPMAAVAIATALKGMEGPLLSSYYSFEDFKIQIENTLNILFYGLIKR; encoded by the coding sequence ATGATGAGTAACTTAAACGGCATCCCATCGGGTGCCCAAAATGATGGTATGCGTTCAAATATTATTGAAGCCGCTAAAGAACTTTTTGCCAAGTTTGGTTATAAAAAAACCACCATGGAAGATATTGCCATTGCTTTACGCAAAGGGAAAAGTTCATTATACTATTATTTTAAAAATAAAGAAGAAATCTTTCAAGCTGTTATCGAATCCGAAGAGAGTCATTTATTCTCTAAACTATCTGAAATAGTTGATGCCAGAATGGAACCTCGTGATAAATTCACAAAGTATGTTATCACTCGCATGGAAACTATTTTGGAGCTTGATAATTATATGAAAGCATTAAAAGATGAAATGCTAACCGACTATGAATTTTTAAGCAAATTAAAGATAAGTACCGAGAAGCAGGAAGCCGCTTTGCTTACTAAAATTCTGGAAGAAGGAAACAGTCGTAATACCTTCATGGTAAAAAACATACCTATGGCTGCAGTAGCTATCGCCACAGCTCTTAAAGGTATGGAAGGCCCTCTTTTGAGTTCGTATTACAGTTTCGAAGATTTTAAAATCCAAATAGAAAACACTTTAAACATATTATTCTACGGACTTATAAAACGTTAA